From the genome of Balneolaceae bacterium:
CGTTTCTCCGTCATGCTGGCCCAAGCCCCATCACCCAACCAATAGTCTGCGAAGCGTTCAGCAACCTTTGGCCAATCGCCCAACGCACCGTAACACTTTACATGGTCTCGCAAATCCCGTGATTCCAGATACGCCTCAGTACAGCCGTTTTGCTTGAGCAGGTAGAAAGGGTTTGGCTCAAGAAGAATTAGCCTCCCGACACGGGAACCCAGAAGCGAGGCTGCTTTCAATGCAACAGAGCCACCAAAGGAATGTCCTACGAGATGGAGCGGCTCCTCTATACCTTCGCACAGCGCAAGAACCAGCTGAGCCTGAGCATATAGCGTCTGAGGTGCATTCCCGGGCCAGGGGGTAGTTTCCCCATAGCCGAATAAGTTGATTGCCAGAACTCGGTACCGGTCTTTCAGTGCCTCGGTCATGGCACGCCACTGTCGGTTCGAGCTCACAGAACTATGGATCAGGACGACCGGCGGACCTATTCCATCGCTGGTATAATCAATGGAAAGAGATCTCTTCGAGAGAACAGGCATAAAATCCTCCTAATTTGCGTTAAAAAGCTTATAAAACGCCCAATACCCCGGCGTTTAAACGGGGCAGACGGATGGATTAAGAACATGACGACGAATGAACTAAAAAGCAAGGATACAATAAACAGCAACGAAACGGCCAGACCTGTTCACCTTGAATCCAAGCGTGTAGCGAGAGCAGTACAAAGAACATCACCAGGTACCGGATTGTCTTGCGGTTCTCCGACCCCCTGGATGCGCCCGAATTCCCGAAGTAGTGGCATGGTTTTCATTAGGTAATTGTCCGGTCGCTTCGCAGGAATAAACAAGCCGAAATATTGAATGTTCGGTTTCTTGATGGCCCTTGCCAGGCACCTTAAACAGAATGTTATAACTGGCCCTTTAGCAGGTTTCGGCTTTTTCGATGTGTTCCAGTTTAGTATAGATGCGGTCAATCGCTCCATTGCTGCAGGCCAGTTCGGGGTGTTCACAAGTCGTTATCCTCCCGGGCGAGGCCGATGTAGAACCGGCTGTTCTGCTTCTCATTGGTCCAGAGGACATCCTGGAGGCCGTCGCCGTTAAAATCGCCAGTAATGAAGGCGAACAGCGACCAT
Proteins encoded in this window:
- a CDS encoding alpha/beta hydrolase, yielding MPVLSKRSLSIDYTSDGIGPPVVLIHSSVSSNRQWRAMTEALKDRYRVLAINLFGYGETTPWPGNAPQTLYAQAQLVLALCEGIEEPLHLVGHSFGGSVALKAASLLGSRVGRLILLEPNPFYLLKQNGCTEAYLESRDLRDHVKCYGALGDWPKVAERFADYWLGDGAWASMTEKRRVAFADSLPPNFYEWDAVMEEKSTIEDCKNLNPPTLMVSDATTRLPIREIVALFAKACPHWTFHTIPDGGHMAPLTRPELINPVVQHFLDAGQE